From Stigmatopora argus isolate UIUO_Sarg chromosome 14, RoL_Sarg_1.0, whole genome shotgun sequence, the proteins below share one genomic window:
- the ppfia3 gene encoding liprin-alpha-3 isoform X2 — protein MMCEVMPTISEDGRGGGGGSSSPAGTGAGLGGGMGGGIAGYGSRDPRSGGDEGGSTGNLESLMVNMLTERERLLESLRETQDSLGTAHLRLRELGHEKESLQRQLSIALPQEFAVLTKELNLCREQLLEREEEIAELKAERNNTRLLLEHLECLVARHERSLRMTVVKRQTQSPAGVSSEVEVLKALKSLFEHHKALDEKVRERLRVALERVATLEDELQTSSQEVVSLREQIKRRQPGLDKERLPNGPSSILDDGEVDRQREGEIERQRSELGQLKERLALMCRQVGEIEEQLTSARRELTRSEEANHKLQRDVKEALCQREDMEERITTLERRYLSAQREATSLHDIKDKLENELASKESLHRQSEEKNRQLQERLEDAKQKLQQTLQRAETLPEIEAQLAQRVAALNKAEERHGNFEERLRQMEAQLEEKNQELQRARQRERMNDEHNKRLSDTVDKLLSESNERLQLHLKERMAALEEKNALTEELSNMKKIQDDLLANKDQLIAELERIQLELDQLRARPGGSYSSRSLPGSALELRYSHGSGSLPMGSTTHLDTFGNASLSGRRSHRARWSSAREDSTKYTDWDTGVLLGSGYDHGVDVGCSDDEDDGDHRFGSELLSPSGQTDVQTLAIMLQEQLEAINKEIKLIQEEKENTELRAEEIESRVSSVALDSPPIPPATLGRDGAGRGFIPSSITSSTLASPSPPSSGHSTPRLPHSPARENDRQNNKDDERSLALLDSTPPPTPRALRLDRMTLTHPGALLDDPREFRSLSADGSSSNSSQDSLHKSSKKKSIKSSIGRLFGKKEKGRMGPPGRDGSGSLASTPSEDLASGDLIGINKTGTLGPADKDRRSKKKHELLEEACRHGLPFASWDGPTVVSWLELWVGMPAWYVAACRANVKSGAIMANLSDTEIQREIGISNPLHRLKLRLAIQEMVSLTSPSAPASTRSSTSNVWMTHAEMESLNAATKPPCRASCPSGGCFTVKRFQLIARSLTHSSSLCLLFPWLLLCFASIFSSSLPPPGSLSLSIRPLFSPPALLGAEGVQLGSDPSVRRHESRVGGQRLAAQPGPAAVSQLLHGVVGGRPHAGPPHQEGAERPAQNGGQLPPGKFALWHHVPEAPQLRPQGVGEAARGQRTPQ, from the exons ATGATGTGCGAGGTGATGCCCACCATCTCCGAGGATGGGCGTGGCGGAGGCGGCGGCTCTTCCTCGCCGGCCGGTACTGGCGCCGGCCTGGGCGGAGGTATGGGCGGCGGCATTGCGGGCTACGGTAGTCGAGACCCCCGCAGTGGCGGAGACGAAGGGGGCAGCACGGGGAACCTGGAGTCGTTGATGGTCAACATGCTGACggaacgcgagaggctgctggaGAGTCTGAGGGAGACGCAGGACAGCTTGGGGACAGCCCACCTGCGACTACGAGAGCTCGGACACGAGAAGGAGTCGCTACAGAGGCAACTGTCCATCGCACTGCCGCAG GAGTTCGCAGTGCTGACCAAAGAGTTGAACCTATGTCGGGAGCAGCTTCTGGAACGAGAAGAAGAGATCGCCGAGCTCAAGGCAGAACGCAACAACACAAGA CTGCTTCTGGAGCACCTGGAATGTCTGGTGGCGCGTCACGAGCGGAGCCTGAGGATGACAGTAGTGAAGCGTCAGACGCAATCGCCGGCAGGCGTCTCCAGCGAAGTCGAGGTCCTCAAGGCCCTCAAGTCGCTCTTCGAGCACCACAAGGCTCTGGACGAAAAAGTCCGCGAGAGGCTGCGTGTGGCCCTGGAGCGAGTGGCGACACTGGAGGACGAGCTGCAGACGTCCTCGCAGGAA GTTGTGTCTCTGCGCGAGCAAATCAAGCGGCGGCAGCCGGGACTGGACAAAGAG CGTCTTCCCAACGGACCGTCGTCCATCTTGGACGATGGCGAGGTGGACCGACAACGCGAAGGCGAGATTGAACGCCAACGATCTGAGTTGGGCCAGCTGAAGGAGAGACTGGCGCTCATGTGCAGACAG GTCGGCGAGATCGAGGAGCAACTGACGTCTGCCAGGAGAGAACTGACACGATCGGAAGAAGCCAACCACAAACTACAACGGGATGTCAAAGAG GCTCTGTGTCAGAGAGAAGACATGGAGGAGAGAATCACCACACTGGAGCGCAG GTATCTTAGCGCCCAGCGGGAGGCGACGTCTCTCCACGACATCAAAGACAAGCTGGAGAACGAGCTGGCCAGCAAAGAGTCATTGCACCGACAG AGCGAGGAAAAGAACCGGCAGCTGCAGGAGCGCCTGGAAGATGCCAAGCAGAAGctgcagcagaccctgcagagGGCCGAGACGCTGCCCGAAATCGAAGCGCAGCTTGCGCAGAGGGTGGCTGCACTCAACAAG GCCGAGGAGCGCCACGGTAACTTTGAGGAGCGCCTGCGCCAGATGGAGGCGCAGTTGGAGGAGAAGAACCAAGAGCTACAGCGG GCCAGGCAGCGCGAGCGGATGAACGACGAACACAATAAGCGTCTCTCGGACACAGTGGACAAGCTGCTGTCCGAGTCCAACGAGAGGTTGCAGCTGCACCTCAAGGAGAGGATGGCTGCCCTGGAGGAGAAG AATGCTCTCACAGAGGAGCTTTCCAACATGAAGAAGATTCAGGATGACCTTCTGGCAAACAAG GACCAGCTAATAGCAGAGCTGGAGCGTATTCAGCTAGAACTGGATCAGCTGAGAGCAAGGCCTGGAGGCTCTTACTCCAG TCGATCTCTACCCGGCAGCGCTCTGGAGCTGCGGTACTCCCACGGGAGCGGTTCCCTCCCCATGGGTTCCACCACTCACCTGGACACCTTTGGGAACGCCTCCTTAAGCGGCAGGCGAAGCCACCGGGCCCGTTGGAGCTCGGCCAGGGAGGACTCCACCAAG TACACAGACTGGGACACAGGGGTGCTGTTGGGGTCCGGCTACGACCACGGCGTGGATGTGGGCTGCTcggacgacgaggacgacggAGACCATCGCTTCGGCTCCGAACTGCTGTCGCCCAGCGGGCAGACGGACGTACAGACGCTGGCCATCATGCTGCAGGAACAGCTGGAGGCCATTAACAAGGAGATCAA GCTGATCCAAGAGGAGAAGGAAAACACGGAGCTGCGCGCCGAGGAGATCGAAAGCCGCGTAAGCAGCGTGGCCTTGGACAGTCCGCCCATCCCGCCCGCCACGCTAGGGAGGGACGGTGCAGGGCGAGGCTTCATCCCATCCTCTATCACCTCGTCCACCCTGGCCTCACCCTCTCCGCCCAGCTCGGGGCACTCTACGCCACGCCTGCCTCACTCACCGGCACGTGAGAACGATCGACAG aacaacaaagatgACGAGCGCTCCCTGGCCCTTCTGGACTCCACGCCGCCGCCCACGCCGAGGGCTTTGCGTCTCGACAGGATGACCCTCACTCACCCGGGCGCCTTGCTGGACGACCCCCGCGAGTTCCGCAG CTTGTCAGCAGATGGCAGCAGCTCCAACAGCAGCCAGGACTCCTTGCACAAGTCCAGCAAGAAGAAGAGCATCAAGTCGTCCATCGGGCGACTCTTTGGGAAGAAGGAGAAAGGTAGAATGGGACCACCAGGGCGAGACGGCTCGGGCTCGCTCG CGTCAACGCCTTCCGAAGATTTGGCCTCCGGGGATCTCATCGGCATAAACAAGACGGGGACTCTGGGCCCGGCTGACAAGGACCGGCGAAGCAAGAAGAA GCACGAGTTGTTAGAGGAAGCTTGTCGTCACGGTTTGCCATTCGCGTCCTGGGACGGTCCCACCGTGGTGTCTTGGCTGGAG CTTTGGGTGGGCATGCCCGCTTGGTACGTAGCGGCCTGCCGCGCCAACGTGAAGAGCGGCGCCATCATGGCCAACCTGTCGGACACGGAGATCCAGCGCGAGATCGGCATCAGCAACCCGCTGCACCGCCTCAAGCTCAGGCTAGCCATCCAGGAGATGGTGTCCCTCACCAGTCCGTCAGCGCCCGCCAGCACTCGCTCG TCGACAAGCAACGTTTGGATGACCCATGCCGAAATGGAGTCCTTGAATGCTGCAACCAAGCCACCG TGTCGAGCATCTTGTCCCTCTGGTGGCTGTTTCACTGTGAAGCGCTTCCAGCTAATTGCCCGTTCACTAACACACTCTTCCTCCCTTTGTCTCCTCTTTCCCTGGCTACTCCTCTGCTTCGCCTCCATCTTTTCCTCCTCGCTGCCTCCTCccggctctctctctctctctatccgcCCACTCTTTTCTCCTCCCGCCCTTTTAGGAGCTGAAGGAGTTCAGTTGGGATCAG ATCCTAGCGTACGGCGACATGAATCACGAGTGGGTGGGCAACGATTGGCTGCCCAGCCTGGGCCTGCCGCAGTATCGCAGCTACTTCATGGAGTCGTTGGTGGACGCCCGCATGCTGGACCACCTCACCAAGAAGGAGCTGAGAGGCCAGCTCAAAATGGTGGACAGCTTCCACCG GGTAAGTTTGCATTATGGCATCATGTGCCTGAAGCGCCTCAACTACGACCGCAAGGAGTTGGAGAGGCGGCGCGAGGACAGCGCACACCACAATAA
- the ppfia3 gene encoding liprin-alpha-3 isoform X1: MMCEVMPTISEDGRGGGGGSSSPAGTGAGLGGGMGGGIAGYGSRDPRSGGDEGGSTGNLESLMVNMLTERERLLESLRETQDSLGTAHLRLRELGHEKESLQRQLSIALPQEFAVLTKELNLCREQLLEREEEIAELKAERNNTRLLLEHLECLVARHERSLRMTVVKRQTQSPAGVSSEVEVLKALKSLFEHHKALDEKVRERLRVALERVATLEDELQTSSQEVVSLREQIKRRQPGLDKERLPNGPSSILDDGEVDRQREGEIERQRSELGQLKERLALMCRQVGEIEEQLTSARRELTRSEEANHKLQRDVKEALCQREDMEERITTLERRYLSAQREATSLHDIKDKLENELASKESLHRQSEEKNRQLQERLEDAKQKLQQTLQRAETLPEIEAQLAQRVAALNKAEERHGNFEERLRQMEAQLEEKNQELQRARQRERMNDEHNKRLSDTVDKLLSESNERLQLHLKERMAALEEKNALTEELSNMKKIQDDLLANKDQLIAELERIQLELDQLRARPGGSYSSRSLPGSALELRYSHGSGSLPMGSTTHLDTFGNASLSGRRSHRARWSSAREDSTKYTDWDTGVLLGSGYDHGVDVGCSDDEDDGDHRFGSELLSPSGQTDVQTLAIMLQEQLEAINKEIKLIQEEKENTELRAEEIESRVSSVALDSPPIPPATLGRDGAGRGFIPSSITSSTLASPSPPSSGHSTPRLPHSPARENDRQNNKDDERSLALLDSTPPPTPRALRLDRMTLTHPGALLDDPREFRSLSADGSSSNSSQDSLHKSSKKKSIKSSIGRLFGKKEKGRMGPPGRDGSGSLASTPSEDLASGDLIGINKTGTLGPADKDRRSKKKHELLEEACRHGLPFASWDGPTVVSWLELWVGMPAWYVAACRANVKSGAIMANLSDTEIQREIGISNPLHRLKLRLAIQEMVSLTSPSAPASTRSSTSNVWMTHAEMESLNAATKPPELKEFSWDQILAYGDMNHEWVGNDWLPSLGLPQYRSYFMESLVDARMLDHLTKKELRGQLKMVDSFHRVSLHYGIMCLKRLNYDRKELERRREDSAHHNKDVMVWSNERVMSWVQMVGLKEYADNLRESGVHGALLALDDTFDYTDLALLLQIPNQNTQARQLLEQEYNSLITVGTERRPDEDGTKTFSRSPSWRKMFREKDLRGVTSDSAETLPANFRASAIATPSVTLRKVQSDASSSARGESASVRTYSC, encoded by the exons ATGATGTGCGAGGTGATGCCCACCATCTCCGAGGATGGGCGTGGCGGAGGCGGCGGCTCTTCCTCGCCGGCCGGTACTGGCGCCGGCCTGGGCGGAGGTATGGGCGGCGGCATTGCGGGCTACGGTAGTCGAGACCCCCGCAGTGGCGGAGACGAAGGGGGCAGCACGGGGAACCTGGAGTCGTTGATGGTCAACATGCTGACggaacgcgagaggctgctggaGAGTCTGAGGGAGACGCAGGACAGCTTGGGGACAGCCCACCTGCGACTACGAGAGCTCGGACACGAGAAGGAGTCGCTACAGAGGCAACTGTCCATCGCACTGCCGCAG GAGTTCGCAGTGCTGACCAAAGAGTTGAACCTATGTCGGGAGCAGCTTCTGGAACGAGAAGAAGAGATCGCCGAGCTCAAGGCAGAACGCAACAACACAAGA CTGCTTCTGGAGCACCTGGAATGTCTGGTGGCGCGTCACGAGCGGAGCCTGAGGATGACAGTAGTGAAGCGTCAGACGCAATCGCCGGCAGGCGTCTCCAGCGAAGTCGAGGTCCTCAAGGCCCTCAAGTCGCTCTTCGAGCACCACAAGGCTCTGGACGAAAAAGTCCGCGAGAGGCTGCGTGTGGCCCTGGAGCGAGTGGCGACACTGGAGGACGAGCTGCAGACGTCCTCGCAGGAA GTTGTGTCTCTGCGCGAGCAAATCAAGCGGCGGCAGCCGGGACTGGACAAAGAG CGTCTTCCCAACGGACCGTCGTCCATCTTGGACGATGGCGAGGTGGACCGACAACGCGAAGGCGAGATTGAACGCCAACGATCTGAGTTGGGCCAGCTGAAGGAGAGACTGGCGCTCATGTGCAGACAG GTCGGCGAGATCGAGGAGCAACTGACGTCTGCCAGGAGAGAACTGACACGATCGGAAGAAGCCAACCACAAACTACAACGGGATGTCAAAGAG GCTCTGTGTCAGAGAGAAGACATGGAGGAGAGAATCACCACACTGGAGCGCAG GTATCTTAGCGCCCAGCGGGAGGCGACGTCTCTCCACGACATCAAAGACAAGCTGGAGAACGAGCTGGCCAGCAAAGAGTCATTGCACCGACAG AGCGAGGAAAAGAACCGGCAGCTGCAGGAGCGCCTGGAAGATGCCAAGCAGAAGctgcagcagaccctgcagagGGCCGAGACGCTGCCCGAAATCGAAGCGCAGCTTGCGCAGAGGGTGGCTGCACTCAACAAG GCCGAGGAGCGCCACGGTAACTTTGAGGAGCGCCTGCGCCAGATGGAGGCGCAGTTGGAGGAGAAGAACCAAGAGCTACAGCGG GCCAGGCAGCGCGAGCGGATGAACGACGAACACAATAAGCGTCTCTCGGACACAGTGGACAAGCTGCTGTCCGAGTCCAACGAGAGGTTGCAGCTGCACCTCAAGGAGAGGATGGCTGCCCTGGAGGAGAAG AATGCTCTCACAGAGGAGCTTTCCAACATGAAGAAGATTCAGGATGACCTTCTGGCAAACAAG GACCAGCTAATAGCAGAGCTGGAGCGTATTCAGCTAGAACTGGATCAGCTGAGAGCAAGGCCTGGAGGCTCTTACTCCAG TCGATCTCTACCCGGCAGCGCTCTGGAGCTGCGGTACTCCCACGGGAGCGGTTCCCTCCCCATGGGTTCCACCACTCACCTGGACACCTTTGGGAACGCCTCCTTAAGCGGCAGGCGAAGCCACCGGGCCCGTTGGAGCTCGGCCAGGGAGGACTCCACCAAG TACACAGACTGGGACACAGGGGTGCTGTTGGGGTCCGGCTACGACCACGGCGTGGATGTGGGCTGCTcggacgacgaggacgacggAGACCATCGCTTCGGCTCCGAACTGCTGTCGCCCAGCGGGCAGACGGACGTACAGACGCTGGCCATCATGCTGCAGGAACAGCTGGAGGCCATTAACAAGGAGATCAA GCTGATCCAAGAGGAGAAGGAAAACACGGAGCTGCGCGCCGAGGAGATCGAAAGCCGCGTAAGCAGCGTGGCCTTGGACAGTCCGCCCATCCCGCCCGCCACGCTAGGGAGGGACGGTGCAGGGCGAGGCTTCATCCCATCCTCTATCACCTCGTCCACCCTGGCCTCACCCTCTCCGCCCAGCTCGGGGCACTCTACGCCACGCCTGCCTCACTCACCGGCACGTGAGAACGATCGACAG aacaacaaagatgACGAGCGCTCCCTGGCCCTTCTGGACTCCACGCCGCCGCCCACGCCGAGGGCTTTGCGTCTCGACAGGATGACCCTCACTCACCCGGGCGCCTTGCTGGACGACCCCCGCGAGTTCCGCAG CTTGTCAGCAGATGGCAGCAGCTCCAACAGCAGCCAGGACTCCTTGCACAAGTCCAGCAAGAAGAAGAGCATCAAGTCGTCCATCGGGCGACTCTTTGGGAAGAAGGAGAAAGGTAGAATGGGACCACCAGGGCGAGACGGCTCGGGCTCGCTCG CGTCAACGCCTTCCGAAGATTTGGCCTCCGGGGATCTCATCGGCATAAACAAGACGGGGACTCTGGGCCCGGCTGACAAGGACCGGCGAAGCAAGAAGAA GCACGAGTTGTTAGAGGAAGCTTGTCGTCACGGTTTGCCATTCGCGTCCTGGGACGGTCCCACCGTGGTGTCTTGGCTGGAG CTTTGGGTGGGCATGCCCGCTTGGTACGTAGCGGCCTGCCGCGCCAACGTGAAGAGCGGCGCCATCATGGCCAACCTGTCGGACACGGAGATCCAGCGCGAGATCGGCATCAGCAACCCGCTGCACCGCCTCAAGCTCAGGCTAGCCATCCAGGAGATGGTGTCCCTCACCAGTCCGTCAGCGCCCGCCAGCACTCGCTCG TCGACAAGCAACGTTTGGATGACCCATGCCGAAATGGAGTCCTTGAATGCTGCAACCAAGCCACCG GAGCTGAAGGAGTTCAGTTGGGATCAG ATCCTAGCGTACGGCGACATGAATCACGAGTGGGTGGGCAACGATTGGCTGCCCAGCCTGGGCCTGCCGCAGTATCGCAGCTACTTCATGGAGTCGTTGGTGGACGCCCGCATGCTGGACCACCTCACCAAGAAGGAGCTGAGAGGCCAGCTCAAAATGGTGGACAGCTTCCACCG GGTAAGTTTGCATTATGGCATCATGTGCCTGAAGCGCCTCAACTACGACCGCAAGGAGTTGGAGAGGCGGCGCGAGGACAGCGCACACCACAATAAAG ATGTGATGGTGTGGTCCAACGAGCGAGTGATGAGCTGGGTGCAGATGGTGGGCCTGAAGGAGTATGCCGACAACCTTCGCGAGAGCGGCGTACACGGCGCCCTGCTGGCACTGGACGACACCTTCGACTATACTGACCTGGCCCTGCTACTGCAGATACCCAATCAGAACACACAG GCACGCCAGCTCCTGGAACAGGAGTACAACTCGCTCATCACCGTGGGAACGGAGAGACGGCCTGATGAA GACGGCACAAAGACGTTCTCCCGTTCCCCGTCGTGGCGCAAGATGTTCCGCGAGAAGGACCTGCGCGGCGTCACCTCGGACTCGGCCGAGACGCTGCCCGCCAACTTCCGTGCCTCGGCTATCGCCACGCCCTCCGTCACCCTCAGGAAGGTGCAGAGCGACG CTAGCTCCAGTGCCCGGGGTGAATCTGCCTCCGTGAGGACGTACTCGTGTTGA
- the ntf4 gene encoding neurotrophin-4: MHWLPLVAMVIASALPFPHKPVSRMASAAGPAADFRSHGNVRRAPADGDGPTPVSEVETQIVQSPASAGLRTPRGSATTVPTSAAVNLTGELDFPDEDEMFLDAHPRVLFSSAGSPPEHPPLLLMLDDDGEELEGHGDRSLAWVNASDEGRPLRRDKRSHLMDRRRGERSVCEAESVWVTDKTAAVDSRGQTVTVLQNIQTQTGPLKQYFYETRCRQAEQQTGRGAPAGSQGAGVAGAGCLGVDKKQWVSECKAKKSYVRALTKDANNLMGWRWIRIDSSCVCVLISRANQILAREAQARRGRG; this comes from the coding sequence ATGCACTGGCTTCCCCTGGTTGCCATGGTGATCGCCTCGGCCCTGCCCTTCCCTCACAAGCCCGTGTCCAGGATGGCCTCCGCCGCCGGCCCCGCGGCGGACTTTCGCTCCCATGGAAACGTCCGGCGCGCCCCGGCGGACGGCGACGGACCCACGCCCGTCTCCGAGGTGGAGACTCAGATCGTCCAGAGTCCGGCGTCCGCGGGCTTGAGGACCCCGAGGGGATCGGCGACCACCGTTCCCACCAGCGCCGCGGTCAACCTGACGGGGGAGTTGGACTTCCCGGACGAGGACGAGATGTTCCTGGACGCCCACCCGCGGGTCCTCTTTTCCTCGGCGGGGTCGCCCCCCGAGCACCCGCCCCTCCTGCTCATGCTGGACGACGACGGCGAAGAACTGGAGGGTCACGGGGACCGGAGCCTGGCCTGGGTCAACGCGTCGGACGAGGGCCGCCCACTACGCAGGGACAAACGCTCGCACCTGATGGACCGGCGGCGGGGCGAAAGGTCGGTGTGCGAGGCCGAGAGCGTGTGGGTGACGGACAAGACCGCGGCGGTGGACTCGCGCGGCCAGACGGTCACCGTCCTTCAGAACATCCAGACGCAGACGGGGCCGCTCAAGCAGTACTTTTACGAGACCCGCTGCCGCCAGGCCGAGCAACAGACGGGCCGCGGGGCGCCGGCGGGGTCGCAGGGCGCCGGGGTGGCGGGTGCCGGCTGCCTAGGCGTGGACAAGAAACAATGGGTGAGCGAGTGCAAGGCCAAAAAGTCGTACGTGCGCGCCCTCACCAAGGACGCCAACAACCTGATGGGCTGGAGGTGGATCCGCATCGACTCGTCCTGCGTTTGCGTGCTCATCTCCAGGGCCAATCAGATCCTGGCGCGAGAGGCGCAGGccaggagggggcggggctaa